The nucleotide sequence AGATCCCTGTTTAGGGAACTGGTGTCAGCTTGATGACCAGCGATGATGCGCCGAAGGCGTGATAATGGCGGGCAGGGGCACATCCCAGGCCTCTGACGGCAGATGCCGGACCTGCTGGCAATCGTGAGCCAGCCCGAGTGGGCGAGGGCCAGTCCCGGTATGGTGCCACTGGCTTAAGGTGCGATCGTAATATCCGCCTCCCATGCCTAAGCGTTGTCCCTGTTCATCGAAGGCCACCAGTGGGGTGCAGATCAAATCCAATTCGTGTACGGGTTTCACCAGGCGGACATCCAGCACAGGTTCGGCAATCCCATAGCGGTTACAATGCATTTTGGTCTCAGGCCGGTAATGGAGAAACAGCAGATGACCTTTGCTGAAAGGATGGAGCACGGGCAGATAGACGTTCTTGTTCTGGTGCCACAGCCACTCGATTAACGGCTCGGTATCTAACTCACCGTCATTGTTGAGGTATAAAGCCACATGCTGCGACTGGCGAACCTCTCTGAGCTGACAAAAGCGGCTTAGCACAGCCTTACTTGCCTGTTCCTGTTGTTGCGGGGTCAGGGCCTGGCGCTTAAGGCGAACCTGCTGGCGAAGTTGCTGGCGTGTGGTTTGGGTTGTTTGTGCGGTGAAGCCTTGCGGGTGAGCTGCATCCATAACATTCTATGCCTGTCGTCGCCTGCTCAAAGAGAGAACTGCGGGCTGTGAGCAGAATAGAAAAAGAGGGGGTGCCCCAAGGTGCCGTTGCGAATTGTTGCCCTTGAACCAGACGTTCAAGGTGGATCGGCAACATTAACCGTAGGCTTCTCAGTCGTGCTGAGCATGCTCAATAGCTAATAAAAGCAAATCCTGGTTTTTTGCTTATCGGCTCGGGGACGTCGATTCGCTGACGCACACCCCAGGGTCAATTCATTATCAACGTTGCGGTTGATTTTGCAATGCCTCAGTCAGAGTTTCTGTTAATTGGCCGATGCGCTCGGACAAAGAATCAGCATTGGTGTTAAATTCTTTTCGTTCATTATGCAGTTCACTGCAAATGTTCAGCCCGGTAAACATGAGTAACTGCTCCGGGTTGGATATTTTGGTTCGCTGTGACAGTTCATTCAGGCGGCTGTCAAAATCCGCCGCGGCTGCCCGTAATGCTGTTTCCTGGCCAACGGGGCAATTTACCTTAATGGTACGGCCTAAAATTTCAATTTCAACTGCCTGCGAGCTCATAGCTGTTTTGTATCCGTGTCAGTCACTGTGAATTCGTGAAGCGAAGATCGGCCGCTAATATAGAAAAAGCCTATTTAACTTGCAAGCCTGCGACCTGTCGGTCTGAAATGCCCGCAAGAGAGATGACAAATCTTCAACAGTTCGGCGTTATTTTTGCCGTTAAGCCAGCGAATGGCAGTAAAAATATCGACTCAATCAACCGCCTTTTGCTTTAGGTTAGCCTGAATCCAGCCTTAGTGGTAGCATATCACAAACCCATCTGACACCAATCTTATTAAGGTGAAAAGCCCATGAGCGAAGTAAAATTGCCGGCTTATGAAGCGGTTGAAGCCGCGCTGAAAAGTCAGGCTCTGGCGGTGACGCCCTCAGAATTACACGGATTACTGACGGGCATGCTGTGCGGAGGATTACCCGCTGCCGGCGAGCACTGGATGGGGCCGATCTCAGATTACGCGAACAATGGCGAATCCCTGGGCGGTGATGCCAGAACACTGACGCAGCATCTGGTGGACATGACGTCGAAGGAATTGGCCGGTACGGGCTTTGAGGCGTCTTTGTTGCTACCAGATGATGAGGAAGATTTGATGGTTCGGGCAGAAGCTTTAAGTGAATGGGTGAACTGTTTTCTGTCCGGATTGGGTCTGATGGGTCTGAATCAGGAAAAGCTGCCGGCTTCGGTGCAGGAAGCGTTAGGTGATTTGCAGGATATTGCGCAGCTGGGGATCGATGATGAGGATGATCTGGAAGAGCAGGCGGCGTTGTTTGAGCAGGTGATTGAGCATGTCCGGATGTGCGCGCTGACCTGTTATTTCGAGCTGGTGTCGCGGCACCAGTCTGGTCAGGGTGATGCGCCAACGCTGCACTGACAGGGTTGGTTTGAGGTAGGACAGACATGAAGCAGTATGATGTTGTCATTGCGGGTGGGGCCATGACAGGCGCCAGCCTGGCGTTGGCCCTGGATACCCTGAGCCAGGGGCACTTGCGCATTGCCGTTGTAGAAGCGGTTTCTCCTGAACAGACAGGCCACCCCGGTTATGATGCCCGCAGTATTGCCATGTCGTTAGGCTCCGTTCGTTTAATGGAGCAACTCGGTCTCTGGTCATCCCTGGCCGGTGAAGCCACGGCTATCTCCCGTATTCATGTCTCTGATCGGGGGCATCTCGGGCTGGCCCGGATGTCAGCCAGCGAGTACGGCCTCGGCGCGCTCGGTTATGTGATTGAACTGGCGCAGGCGGGAGCCGTGTTCCACGAACAGCTGTTGCAACGTGCGGCGATTGATCTCTTTTGTCCGTCCAGAATTGATTCGCTGCATCGCGATCAGGCAATGGTCAGTCTGCAGCTGTCCACCGGCGAGTCCCTGCAGGCCAGCTTGCTGGTCGCGGCCGATGGCGGGGTGTCGGGTTGCTGTGCGCAACTGGGGATAGGCCATCAGAGTCTGGATTTTGAACAGGTCGCCGTGATTGCCAATGTCTCGACTGCTTTATCTCATCAGGGCGAAGCTTTTGAACGATTCACGCCTGATGGCCCGGTCGCCTTACTGCCGATGAGCCAGGGGCGAAGCTCGCTGGTCTGGTGTATCTCGCCGGAGCAGCAGCAGGAAGTCATGGCGTGGAATGACGAAACGTTTCTGGCGAAATTACAGGCCATTTTTGGCTGGCGTATGGGCAAGAT is from Photobacterium sp. TLY01 and encodes:
- a CDS encoding 5-formyltetrahydrofolate cyclo-ligase, which encodes MDAAHPQGFTAQTTQTTRQQLRQQVRLKRQALTPQQQEQASKAVLSRFCQLREVRQSQHVALYLNNDGELDTEPLIEWLWHQNKNVYLPVLHPFSKGHLLFLHYRPETKMHCNRYGIAEPVLDVRLVKPVHELDLICTPLVAFDEQGQRLGMGGGYYDRTLSQWHHTGTGPRPLGLAHDCQQVRHLPSEAWDVPLPAIITPSAHHRWSSS
- the ubiH gene encoding 2-octaprenyl-6-methoxyphenyl hydroxylase, which codes for MKQYDVVIAGGAMTGASLALALDTLSQGHLRIAVVEAVSPEQTGHPGYDARSIAMSLGSVRLMEQLGLWSSLAGEATAISRIHVSDRGHLGLARMSASEYGLGALGYVIELAQAGAVFHEQLLQRAAIDLFCPSRIDSLHRDQAMVSLQLSTGESLQASLLVAADGGVSGCCAQLGIGHQSLDFEQVAVIANVSTALSHQGEAFERFTPDGPVALLPMSQGRSSLVWCISPEQQQEVMAWNDETFLAKLQAIFGWRMGKMEKTGQRFIYPLSLRQAERRVSHRFAVIGNAAQTLHPIAGQGFNLGLRDVVTLAEEVVAGYQAGEDPGSMAILSRFRQRREPDQAATVAMTTGLVKLFANEYWPLVAGRNAGLMAMSMMDTIKAPLMKRAMGQVDR
- a CDS encoding cell division protein ZapA, encoding MSSQAVEIEILGRTIKVNCPVGQETALRAAAADFDSRLNELSQRTKISNPEQLLMFTGLNICSELHNERKEFNTNADSLSERIGQLTETLTEALQNQPQR
- a CDS encoding UPF0149 family protein, yielding MSEVKLPAYEAVEAALKSQALAVTPSELHGLLTGMLCGGLPAAGEHWMGPISDYANNGESLGGDARTLTQHLVDMTSKELAGTGFEASLLLPDDEEDLMVRAEALSEWVNCFLSGLGLMGLNQEKLPASVQEALGDLQDIAQLGIDDEDDLEEQAALFEQVIEHVRMCALTCYFELVSRHQSGQGDAPTLH